The genome window tcaatttaagcaaattttcgatgaaattaattttttgatgCCTTCACCAATTTAACTGAAATCCCGTTTTGTAATCGCAAGAATTATGGTTTTGTTAAacttattcattttaaacTGTGCGCGGTCATAAATCGAATAATGAGGTCAAATCGAACTTGTGGGTTGCTTCATAGGTTCTTGTAAATTTATCTAAATGTAAATACAGTGTtgtaatatgaaaaaataatagcttGTGTTAATAGTGAaaacatataattatttatcaataatgtatgtctttttggtttttaaattaatttatataagaCAGTGGacaaaatcttaaatttttaCACTCAGAATTAAAGTTCAACTTTAATCTTTTGGAacgatttgtttttattttatttataaataactttttgaAGACTAttctatttgttttataatctAAAGAAGTTCTTTCGTATGCAAGTGCATTATTTTTGAAGTACCCCACGCATATAGCAAGAACACaagtacaaatatttttcattagtCGTCGGTGGGCAATAATTTGTACACTGACGTTTACAGTGGGTGTTAAATTGGAAGTCCAAggcattttcacattttaatgTTATGAATTGCGTTTGTGATAATATCGGATCCAGTTAAGCGATAAGCAACTGAAGCGTTCAATGGTGATTGACAAATTATTGGATTTCAATTTGATAAATCGAACTCAGTTTTGGtgaattattgaaattgttttttttagataATATTTGGATTTATAAAAATTCGCTAATCCAAAAATTCTCAATCAATTGGATCAATATTTTCGGCCACAAGTGTGCTTTCATTCAATGGCCCCACGCCCACTGCATTTTGAGTGCAATTCAGAGCGTCTGCTTTGCAtgtcgttttcgttttcgatttcaGTCATCGTTGCTTGGCTCCGTCATTGTGCCTTGATGTGGCGCCTAGCGAATGGTTCCGCCACCCACCTGTCGGCGACTTGAGGCTCATAATTGAGGCATATTgcagatgagatgagatggAGTTCAGCTCTACTTAATCGTGGCGGCATCTTCTCTTCTCTGGCCTTATCAAATGGATGCAATTGTCGCCAAGTCTCATCAGTTGTCGGTGGTCACGTTTcccattctcattcccattcaTATTCGCATTTCCATTCTCTATTCTCTGTTCTCCATTGCAATTTTCCCatgtttattttgcttaaGTCGCATTTTGCAGCTGCGTGCACAAAATTGCCCGGCGAAATGAATTCTCTCCTGCTACACAGATGAAGTCTTTGACCGTGAAATGTGGTTTGCTGGCTAATGGGGATATGGAGTTGTTTACTATATTCCTTCCCTCGCCCGATTAACAAACTCAGCTCTTTAGCTTGCTATTTTATTACTCACATTTCTTTGCACtcctttttttcattttacagcaaaagcaattgtCAATTCCTGGAacttaatcaaaatataatctATTTGTGGTGTGAATACGTTTTTATCTTGCTTTTCGCCTtagattattaatttcatattctGCAAACTATCTTTGAATTCAACTAAATAGTGTGTAAATTAAAGAGtactattttttgtattaacaaaaaaaaacactacaGATCAGACTAGTAAAATAAGACATAATAGAtttcttgaaaaaaaaaataccacagaTCTTTAGACAGATCGTACTTATAATATCCCTGAAAATTTCCAcacatcatttattttttgccgCGTTCTTTTGCTTTGAACCTAGGTCATGGTCATGGTTGTAAAAGAAACTGaacatattgttttttttgaagattttaaaaataaatatcttaaatattgcaattaatttatatatttactttcatATACTTGGAAAATTTTATAGCCTGATAATTTTGGTATCATATTTTGGTGagatttagaaataaatttaatcattttcatggctttgattttaataaagtatttCATATCTCCATAGAAGAAAGTCTTGATcaatattgtaaatttaaataaccGAAAAATCTTTGTTTCGTTATAAACAATTGTAATTCGGTGAAATTCTTGGCTTCATCCACGCATTTTCCACGCATTTATCTTCTAAGTTGTGTTCTATTGTGGTCtcttttttcttgttcttgttgttggcttcATTTCCGcatgctttttattttcaccGTGTCGCGTTGTCGTTGTCcccatattattatttttctcgGTGTCGTTTTTTTCTTGCATTTCGCGCGCGCTTTGTTGGTTATGCACTCGTATCGCGAGCACTCGAAAGCAAACTAAAAATGGCGCCAAAAGTTTCCGACATTACCTGCACCAAAGAGAGCAAGCGGAGAGCgaataagagagagaggatagaagagaacagaacagaacagaactgaATTGAACACTGTTGAAATGGACGCGTGCCGCGTTTGCACAGTGTATAAAGCTCTCATATCTTCAATGTGCACAATTAGTTGGATTCATAGATTCCGATGACCAATACTTGAACGCACACACAGATCTTGCAGTCGTCGttgacgtcgcagtcgctgtcgctgtcgatgtcgctgcctctgctgacgtcgacgtcgatgtcgcccttgttattgtttagctagttgttattgttgtcacttgatgaagatgatgatgatgatcatcgTCTGTCAAATGACTTATGATTATGATTCCCCAACgcattgttgtttgttgttttttggcaaAAGTTCTCGCTCTTTTTTCACAGTATGTTTACACTCGCCTTTTGTTCGCTAATCGCACAGTCCCctgttcaaatatttattgtgggCAGTCTTATCAAAAATTGTTATAGAAATGAAACCGCAGCAAACTACAggcgtttgtttttttcgatGTGAGCGCAAGAGCATAACTGAATAATCAAATTCATCTATTTGTGTACTATCTGTAGGCGAccataaatgtgtgtgtgtgtgtgtgctgtactCAATATTTGTGCCACCATTGTGCAAGCGTACACTGCTCGAAACGAATGTGGGCAACGAAAGTTAGAAAATTTTTATCAGCGAACAAAAAGCTATAAAAACTTACCACTGTACTCACACAGATACTcacttacactcacacacacatatgtgtatgtatgcatatatatagCTGCAGCTAACGGTTGTTTGCCCTGTCGACATCCACTGCGCAAATCCCTGTAAAAGTATCTACCCTAAAATGCTGTCACTGCGCACAAGCTCGCCAGCTCGGAAAGTCGCATATTCAGGCAACAGAATTTGCTTGTTCAGGGTTTGGGTTTTGGGTGTTTCACTGTTTCAGTGCTTCAGTGTTTGTTCGTAGATTTTACTCTGCGCAGGCAACAACCACTGAGTGTTTTAAGCAGCGCAGTCAGCGTCAGCAGCTGCGCTGCTTTGTCGGCATTAAAAATGCCATAAACgcacacacccaaacacacacacacacacccacttGCACAGTGAAGAGATAAGTGGAAGCAGCGGTAATTTTATGcctctatatatgtatgtgtgtgtctgtgtgtgtgtgcgtgggtatgtatgcgtatttgtatttggatTTGTGTGTATGCTCGTTGCCTTTCAgcaaatttcacatttcatcCATTTGACTGGCGACGCcaacgtcgactgcgactgcgactgcgactgcagcagcggcgtcgacttcttttcaatttttagaTCAACGCTATAATGTCAGCCCTGACTCATTTTGTATGCCATTTAATATCATTTTGTTGTCCTTTCCTTTCGTTTCCTTTCCTTtgctttcctttcctttcatTTACTTCGCTTGTCCCCAGTTGCCTATCTATTATGTATGGTTTGTGTGGGAAGCCGCActacgctgcgtatgcgtaacgtCCACAATTTTCGCCATATAGTTGTTCTTAATAAGCTAAGGAAACATTATGAACATGCTCAATATGACTAATAAAGCGTGACACTAGCTTCTTGTCTACTCTTGAGCTTTTATGCTAATGAGAAATTTTGGCAAAATAATGCAAAGGTGAAATtcagtttttccttttgtatCATTTTTCTGCCCATTGAATTTGAGCTGTTATtggtaattaattttataatatgaaaatgtattaAGAATATGagaaatcaatttcaatttttatttttatattattatcaaaatcATGTTTGTCGCATACGCAATGTGAAGATAGCAGTTGATTTTTGTTAATCATCTTTAgaaaagtaatataaaaaaagattaaGAGTTGGAAATGTCTCAAAATGTAatcgtttatttattaataataaaagcagGAAAAAttctttacaaattattttccaaactgattaaaatatgaaaagttctcttaagcaaataaaattgttttgaatattgAAATCTTTTCTGACGAATGACGATATTCATTTAAAGCTAATGTGCAATGTGCGTCAATTaactaaatgaatttgttCTGTCAAACATACTTTTCCTTAACCCAGTTGAATTTCACTTTCAGTGGAACAAAGTGCTGCATACTTCGTGGCGCACTTGGTGCTTATGGAAAATAGGATGGCATTGTTATGCCTTAATCCAGCCACGCAACGCTTTGGCTTTATGAACTTGGTCACGTTATGACGGGGCCACACGGCGTATGAGTGACGGAGCAAATGAAAGTCGCTCGTTGTCGACGCACacgctgaggctgaggctcgCCTACAACATGCTGCCTAGTTACCTATATACCACACACATTTCTGCACCTATCAATTGCTGACAGCTTCTTCCAGGAcacccacacgcacacacacacacacacgcatacacaacaatatatatatagacagcAGAGTCAGTCACACGTTCATATCGGTTGGCAGACAGAACGcttttcgctttcatttttGTAGCTGACTTGCCATGTGCATGTGTGcctacgtgtgtgtgtgtgtatgtgtgtgtgtgtatgtgtatgtgtgtgtgtgtctatggcCAACATGTGTCGTGATTGTTAGAGGAATCTTTTGGTGTTATTTCGCATTTGGCCAACGCGTAAGCCATGAAGTtctctccctcgctctctcgctctctctctctctctctttccgcCCGTCGTCATTGCTGCCTTGTGTGTGCATCACGTGTTGCAGCCTCGTGTGGCTAGGAGGGGAAGAGGGAGGCAGTTCCTGGCTGTCTGTGGGcgtaacagcagcaacaattttgcCGCCATTCTcctgttgctggttgctggttgcagTTATTGGTCAGTTGAGCAGTGATTGGATTTGTCGCGCTTGATTGATATGATTGCAGTCTTGCCACCTGTCACTTGCCACCTGCCACTTGCCATCGCCCCATTCAGGCATTCGCGTTGATTTATTGCGCTAAGTTTGCTCGCAACGCTGGTTTGTTAACCCAATTGCCAAGGAAactcgacagcagcagcagcatcatcgtcgtcgtcgtcatcgtcatcgtcgttgtcgtcgtcgtggtTCTCGTTGTCTCGCTTGTCTCGCTGTCTCGTGCTCGCTGCGTTGTTTGTCTGTATTTTCTCAGTATTTGGGTCAAGTGCATGGAGCCGATTGTCTGTGTTGCTACCTCCTGACGATGATGTTTATGACAACGTGCTCtcatgctgatgatgatgattatctTCATGCTAGCACGAAATAGTCAGCGAAATTTGCATAACGCATTCGCAGCTTAAGGTTGGCCACACAACATTTAACAGGCAATTGATGCATTCGAGTTTCTTAGCAGTTTGtctttattatatattgtttttccAATGTTCTAAAGTTGTCAAAGTGGCTGTTTAACTGTTTGTTAAGTATTTGCTTTACTCTAAAATACTTTATTCATTTATGTACTTATGCATTCTGATTTAGATTTTGTTGTAAAGTATTCATTAAAGTGCATTGGCCACAAAATGCATTCCTTTTGCTTCAATGCTGACAATGCTTACGTATacttgatttcaatttcaattagttaTATCAATACTATTTATGCCAACTTTACTTGGCACCGAAAACTTAtctattgcaattttaatgaaaataattcaatGCTCAATTGAGACTTTGTCTCTAGCTTACGTATACttgatttcaatatttgttatatcatGATGTCAAGGAAGTATATTAAATGCAAGCTGACTTTGGCTTCGTATTTCGTTTCCCTTTTTGATGCATACCTTTTGAACAATGTCAAGGATCACATAATTGCTACGATTTCTGTTTATTCATTTACAAATCGCACATACTTCAAGCACATAagtattctatttatttaaggACATTGCACCGACATTTCacgtatacacacacacatacacagctaTGTGCACATATGTGCTCTCATGTTCGATTGGTCAATTGTCGAATTATGGTTCACGCATGTTGTTGTATATAACAAAGCTGCATAATTGAGTGAAGTTATGTACTGAGTATATAAAGCATTCCATGCACATAATAATTAAGCTTATGTACACATAAAAAGgttgtctctctgtgtgtgtgagtgtgtgtgtgtataaagtGTGTACAGTCCGTTTCACAATATGCAGAAACATTTCATCGACGTATGCACATTCCGCAAGgcaattattgaatatttcatgGGCTCAAAAGGTAAAATGCCTGTTTATGGACATTGCATTCGTAAtgccaaataaaatgaaaagcattttcaatataactCCTTGCTCTTGACTAATTGACACACAATTTCCCACAgcattaaatcaaattcaatttggagCATTCTattttgttgcctacttttaggctcGAATTACTTTTTGACTAACTTCTCTCTTCTTTTCCATTCTTTACATTTGCAGAACTCCGTGTGTGAGATATTCAATTTCGTTccgctaacaacaacaaaaacaacagcaaaaacatgAGTGGCGAGCGCCCGAAGCGTCCTCTGTCAGCGTATATGCTGTGGCTCAATGAGAACCGCGAACAGATCAAAAAGGATAATCCCGGCAGTAAGGTCACAGATATTGCAAAGCGTGGCGGTGAGCTGTGGCGCGGCTTAAAAGACAAGACCGTAAGTGATGGACAATTATAGATGATATATATTTCCAATTGAtactaatttaaatgtatttctatGTTTACTAGGAATGGGAACAGAAAGCCATCAAAATGAAGGAGGAATACAATAAGGCGGTGAAGGATTACGAGGCAAATGGCGGCACCGATTCGGGTGCGCCAAAGAAGCGAAAGAAGGTCGCCGCCAAGCCCGCCAAGAAGGCCAAGAAGAAAGAGTCCTCCGAGGAAGATGAGGAGGATGAGAGCGAGTAAATAATCTAAAGCAAAATGCTAACGGCAAACCAACGTTCGCATcagttttaaaatacattttactaatgtaattttttaagtgacatacaaaaacaaagcaaacaaaaaattgaagagaaaaaaatattaaaatacaaacaaaaaaaaaaaaaaataaaaagatgtAAACCTTAAACCTTTAAATATgcactaaacacacacacacacaccacaacaacaacccatAATATAAGTTACAACATAATTTCCAGTCAaagagaaaaacgaaaaagaatagaaaagaaaagaaaaaacaaaaactagcAACTGTTTCTTAATAGGTTCGTACGTATCTCTCTGTATGTGAATGTATCGAGACTATGTCATTCAAATCGCGTTTCTCCAACTACTTACTTATATTCCTCTCATCACGAGCCATTCACTTGGTTCCACATTTCagataaagaaaacaaaaatatatagaagCATCATCGGCAATATGAGGTTACTATATATGGTAAATGTTCTACTTTGGCGGCATCTAATGTAAATGTTTATATGCATAACGTTCTACGAAGGAAACGTTCGCAAAAATTATCCTGGATAGTGGTGTCGAACGATTCCTTTTATTCGTCCTTTTAGCAGACGTTctcaatttaattacatacaatttatataaagttTAAATCAACAATCCAACAAGTTATACacttttaatatatacttaagtatatataattaaatcgATATGTATATGAACTTATATACATGCGattatgtaatttaaatgaaaatacaaaaaaaaaacaacaaaacaaaacaaaacaaacaaatattacaaaatatgtaattgTAAATGTAGAGCTGAacggaatattatttaaaaatatatgaataaaagaaattaaaaaaaaacagaaaaagtgttttatttttcaattcaatttttatgtgactttgaaaaaatgtgaaataatttttatataatataaatttgtataacttgttgtagttatttatttattacatccTCTATCCATAAAGTAGATATATTTGCAATAgctagaaggaggcatctgccataaagtatatatattattgatcggcttcaacagccgaaacgatctaaccatgtccgtctgtccgtctgtccgcctgtccgtctgtctgtctgctcgTATGAACACCTAATTCTCAGAGAGTTTacgagatagagctatattttgtattcgacagcacttgttatgtttgcacgcacatcaagtttatttaaaatttttgccacgtccACTTCCGTCCACGGAAATCGATAAgtatcgaataacaagcgtttTAAAGCTAGATTCGCGTACAGACAATAATAATTGTCGTATTTACAAGTATgattcggaaaaatttggatgTGAGCAAATAAGAATTGAAGAAGTTATTTAAGGAATAATTCTGTATGGCAAattacaatctggtatattttgcactccatagtatattttgaatatagtaatatatcaatataccaaatataccatttggaatattttaataataatgcggcataatattttggtatattttaagaataatgccgcgctgttttgcttttatttaaaatgggtaacgggtagATCAtagtacaataataactatagtctttgtgattcctgaaaatttgtttgtgatcagataaaaattattgaagttgttaaagaaatacttttgtattggcAAAAACGCTTGCTtagaggtcttagttgctttggctgacaatctggtatattttgcagtgtatggtatatcttgaatgtagtaccatatcaatatcccaaatatatcatttgacatattttcagtattttctgtggtatattattttggtatattttaaaatgaataccgcaatatttcgtttttattcatatctcacagtcgagaacACTTGACTGCATCTCTCTTACTTGTTAAAGAAATAACATACTTCTGTATGGCAAATTATGTCTACCGCAGGTCTTTGTTCACTTAgttaacaatctggtatattttgcacttcatagtacattttgaatgtaaaactatataaatataccaaatatggcctcCGGTATAATTTAGGTgtattattcggtatatttttagaattataccgcactgttttggctatattcaaaatggatagcgggtatctcatagttgaacacactcgactgtagctttctttcttgttttttttttatgttctaaGTTAAgggaaattttaaattcgtatattttgtgttgaaAGCTGAGCAAAGCTCTATAGGTAAAGCTTTTTAGCTGGCACAGCTAGTGAAAGCTTTCACAGTTTTACAGTGAGAGTTTATGTTAATTAAGCtgccaataataatattacgtTTTAAGAGTATACTAAAGTATTATTGAATCATCAATTACATTTAGAAATATGCTTTAACAAATctgtaataatttaatatttcccATTTGAGCTAAAATTATAAAGAAGACGTAAATTTTCTTAATCATATTTTCGATAATTTTGAACCACGGTTCTGGCGCCTGCGCGATCCTTACCGTGGTCACTGCGAATTAAAGTCAGCTGCTGCAAAACGAAGCGCCGTTATCATTGCTCAGTTGGTTCATTGTCTGTCAGCTAGAGAGGAGGTGAGTGGCAGAATTTGTGTCTTCTCCTGAGTTCTGCGTAATTGCTGGAGTGCAAGTGGAAAATGCAGCTATAATCGAAATAGAAAAGTGTGTGGATTTTCCTTATTCACACCCAATTAAACTACATCGCATTAAAAGTCGAAAATTTGTGCGTAATTTTGTAGTTTCTATCAACTACAAACACCTGTTGAACACCTAAGAAGTTTCAAACGAGGACAAAGTGCAGCTCGgtgaaaaatcaataataatatttagcATATGGCAAAGCATAGAAAGGGCAGCAAGCAAGCAGATAAGACAGATTAAGCACGTCGCAATATCATTGTGCATTAATCATACGCCGCGTGTGCCACGCAACAATATTACATTTCTTGCAGACGAACGGCAGCAAAAAACGGCAAAGTGTGCCGCATGACCCTGAACTTTGAACTGGCAGTGAACTCTCACGgaagtaaacaacaacaacaacaacaacagcaacaacaagcacaactacaacaacaaaaacaaaaacaacaatatggCCAGCATGCGCCGCTTTCGCAAGGTaaatgaaaaaggaaaaaacaaagaaattgcTAAGTTTCATGCAACTACAAGCTTCGGCATGTCGAAGTTGTTAAGCCTATAGGAGAGTTTTAGGTAGCGACAATTTAAACATTGGAGTTTAAACTGTTCagataaatgcaatttcagcattttgttaaaattttagTAGCACAAGAAAATTATTAGGTAACTGACTTTCAGTTTTTTTAATCAAAGtttgaataaatgaaattgcattatttgaatattttgagtcaacaaatttaattattaattcacTGTGATTATTCTAAAAGCCAACAACCTTATTCTTCCTAACATcagtattataaaaatatcaaatacgGCTTTtgatcaattattatttacttattatttactaCTAATATTAATTTCAGTTATTATTGTGTCTATTTCTTGTATCTCTATTAACAAAAAGTTGGTGTTAAATATCTAAAGATAAGTGTTTTaaaactatataatatatattaatatattaatttcagAGTCATTCAATTCGATATCTGTATAAAATTCTCATagatttttatgaaatattgaaCACCAATTTTTTAGATATTACAAAATTAGTTTTTCTAAGAGCTTACTAC of Drosophila nasuta strain 15112-1781.00 chromosome 3, ASM2355853v1, whole genome shotgun sequence contains these proteins:
- the LOC132793634 gene encoding high mobility group protein Z, translated to MSGERPKRPLSAYMLWLNENREQIKKDNPGSKVTDIAKRGGELWRGLKDKTEWEQKAIKMKEEYNKAVKDYEANGGTDSGAPKKRKKVAAKPAKKAKKKESSEEDEEDESE